Within the Rosa rugosa chromosome 2, drRosRugo1.1, whole genome shotgun sequence genome, the region ttacaacaatGAAAATTAATCCTATTAGTTTGGTAAGGCACACATAAATCAAATATCCTTTAACACTCTCCTTGTGCCGTCCAAACATGATGTCATCTGACATCTTGGCGCTTCTagtgttgcctcgttaaaaataTTGCATGAGTACTAAAAATCAagtaggacaaaaataacctccaGGAGGAGAAAAAAAGtacaacacgtcattcactaTTCAAGATCAAACATGTAGGCATCATACCTACCCTCGATGTCAAGATCTCCCCATGATTGCTACAACTATAGGAGTTTAGGTAGTTTATGCATTCCCATACTCtttacatgtttctcgaaagtagaCTTGGGTAATGACTTAATAAGTCAGCCACATTGTTCTCAAATCGAACTTGGTTCACCTTGATCTTAAGAAGATtctgttattgctgattatAGAAAAATTGGCGATATGTGCTTGCTTCGTTTGCTCAATGCAagtagcattatcctcataaatgctcataggctcatctgtggtagacttcaaaccacaagttcttCGAATATGCGTAATTAAGGACTtcagccatatacattcatgaacaACTTCGTGATTCATATGGTTGGAAGTGGACCCTACACTTGTTCTCAATTTCTTTCAATCTTCTCATCTTGTACCTTGGAAACTTCATGTGGAATGGGTTAATTGTTTGCATCGTATTTCACTAATGCAATTTTGTTCTACTCATATATTTCGTGAAGAGAATTAAGTCGCAGACCACTAGCAAATTTTGAAATTACTTTCTCAGGTTTAGTTTCGTGGAATTTGGCTTCACTTATCATTCATAGTTTTTGTAATTAGAACCGAATGGGTCTTTCTAAGTTCCGTTTCTGTTGATATTGTCAAGAGGTTTGGTACAGTTCCCCATCTATGTAATTTATTTCACTTTTATTCAAATAAATTATTCTCGTTTCATCGAGATTCATCAAAATAGATAATGTATCAATATCAAAACAGATTACATATCCAATGGCCAAGCCTTATTTTGTATTAGACAAAAAAATAGATAATGTATATAAAAAACAATTATACAATGTATCAACatcaaaatatattacatatCCAATGGCCAAGCCTTATTTTGTATTAGACAAAAAAATAGATAATGTATATAAAAAACAATTATACAATGTATCAACatcaaaatatattacatatCCAATGGCCAAGCCtgattttttattaaaaaagatAGATAatgtattaaaaaaaacaattatataATGTATCAACATCAAAATAGTTTACAAATCCAATGGCCAAGCCTTATTTTGTGAgcttgaaagaaaatgaaagggAAACAACATAATAGAATGAAACATATAGCTGACATCCAACATTATTCATGAGCGGGGATGATAGTACGGTTGGAGTGTGTATATGGTCTGCAAGAAGGTAAGGAGCAGGAGGACAAAAGCTGCAATAAAAGAGATAGTAGACCATGGTGTTTCAAAATAATCACGTTTCAATTTCTTTCTCCACTTGTGCCATGGTTCTTTGCGATATGAATGCACTTTATTGCAAACTCCCTCGTAGACATAGTCAATGACTGTGGTGTCATTGTATAGATTGTTGAAGAACTTCGAAGCATCATCGGCACTCAACCAGTTGGCTAGTATATGTTTTTCACATAGAAGATCCACATCCTTGTTCGTATCGATGAGGTTATCCATCAAAACCGCGTAGGATGTTATCCTGTGCTTGCAACTCCAATAACACTGTTCGTAGGCCATAAGGTTCCTGAACATAGGACCTGTCCTTTCATCGATAGCCAGAGGAGGAATGGTGAAAATGCCATCTTCGAACGTTATGTTCAATATGCAACCTGAGGGGCCCTCTCTAAATTTAACTCCCGCCTCTGAAAGAGCAGCAGCACTAGGTATCCTCTGTGGCAAGTGGTTTACCAACTTTGATGCGGGGGTCTCCTTTCGGTATGCATGTTCCAGATGGCCCTGAACGAGGGAAGTTCTTATCAGATCAAGTATATGAAGAATCTCAACCTGAGAATTGGGATCGGGATCGCTAAAAATTTTAGGTTCAGCCACTGAATTTTTGAAGAAGTCTATTACTACTTTATTGAGGGGTGCTATAGGACTACCACCCTCAATTAGGTTATAGATAGACTCGAGCACAAACCAAGGTAGCTGATTTTCTAGCAACAGAAGATCATGGTACAGGTATTCGAGCATACAAGGCATGTTGAAGATAGGGTCGTCTTTATCTTGTCGATTTGCATGCTCAAAAGGTGCCTTTCNNNNNNNNNNNNNNNNNNNNNNNNNNNNNNNNNNNNNNNNNNNNNNNNNNNNNNNNNNNNNNNNNNNNNNNNNNNNNNNNNNNNNNNNNNNNNNNNNNNNNNNNNNNNNNNNNNNNNNNNNNNNNNNNNNNNNNNNNNNNNNNNNNNNNNNNNNNNNNNNNNNNNNNNNNNNNNNNNNNNNNNNNNNNNNNNNNNNNNNNttttagattaaaaaaaattattttatatttttttgtcaaattAATCAATTTCATCTAAAATATTTCAATATTTCGTCAAAGACTCAGCAAAGACTATTAACAAATTTACTAACTTCAACATGACAACGAACAATAATGAAGCCAACATGACTAAAGTGGACAAgagaatttttgaaaataagaAATCAACAAagactattttttattttttactcaGATGAATCAACTTCATCATGGATACTTCAATATTACATCAAAGAGTTAGCAAAGACTATTAAAGAATATACATTTCTAACATGACAATAACAACAATGAAGCCAACATTACTAAAGCAGAcataaaaagttttgaaaataAGGACTTATTTCTAATATTATAAATGACATACTactttatagtttttttttttttttttgtcaagtgACATACTACTTTATAGTTTAGACAATGGATTGATATATATAATCCTACTTGAtatgtgtctgtgtgtgtgAAAATATGAAGGGAAAAAATCTACTATATCACTTGACTAACATTTTCTGTAATTtttgttggtaagttataattccaaaaAGTCATGGGTTCGGTTCTCACTAGCATATGTAAGGGTGAagtgggctagggttttttttgtttttaatgtacCATTTGACTTACATTTTTTGTAATCTTTTAAATACCATGCTAACTAATTTGAATTGTACCACTTGATCGAGTAATGTACAatttactttctttctttttttcaataaaaaaattgaaacactAAAGTTTCAGTCAAAAAGTTAGAAAAATGAATACAATTTGATCTAACATATGTTAGCCTATATACATTCGATGCACGTGTGAATTGTGAATAAAGGCTCTTTATAATTGTCACTTAATCAAATTTCTGCTCCTTTTATTTTATGACAACTTCTTCTAATGCATCGGGATTTTATGACGTACAAcatctcc harbors:
- the LOC133730778 gene encoding UPF0481 protein At3g47200-like codes for the protein MGSLDLGFTWPGLPICCGIGCIGSLWPMAPFEHANRQDKDDPIFNMPCMLEYLYHDLLLLENQLPWFVLESIYNLIEGGSPIAPLNKVVIDFFKNSVAEPKIFSDPDPNSQVEILHILDLIRTSLVQGHLEHAYRKETPASKLVNHLPQRIPSAAALSEAGVKFREGPSGCILNITFEDGIFTIPPLAIDERTGPMFRNLMAYEQCYWSCKHRITSYAVLMDNLIDTNKDVDLLCEKHILANWLSADDASKFFNNLYNDTTVIDYVYEGVCNKVHSYRKEPWHKWRKKLKRDYFETPWSTISFIAAFVLLLLTFLQTIYTLQPYYHPRS